The following are encoded in a window of Lacinutrix sp. WUR7 genomic DNA:
- a CDS encoding T9SS type A sorting domain-containing protein gives MKKIYFIVIFMIATLSFGQGLEDFSNSNANSGYNDGSFTNTNSNITWTYIESRDANGDDNESGINLPALMLRQSSDNSKITSSTISGGIQNFSVKLYKGFTGSGSRQVELFINGTSQGTSASFDDYDEHIFSLTNLNIAGDITIEITNTTGKQVIIDDISWTGFSINCNVAINTASYTCNSNTVGNDNDTVTIEIPYTGSDASITSLTTTSTGMIGGDNPAATENGIITITGLSEGGTWDLSFNGGDCGLLSTSGTVPSNHCDPTLNTCFDISNGTDKFEIFNAETSTVWEESNGTYTANGYCGNGCEEAVDGWLVFGPLDISSVSGLSLAFDAYENFSDTPLSINYTSDYGGCPSNSTWTNAQILTGSDEGAISIDLSAATGTDFYIGMQYVDNGADGYSDWEISNVALAAYGDCPVLGTRTAADCSTLSIVETSINQISIYPNPVNNGFVNIVSKTNQKINVTIFDTLGKQIMNQEISNNTLNVASLTSGIYILKVSQNGNSTTKKLVIK, from the coding sequence ATGAAAAAAATTTACTTTATCGTTATCTTCATGATAGCAACACTTAGCTTTGGACAAGGGTTAGAAGATTTCTCTAATTCTAATGCTAACTCAGGTTACAATGATGGTTCTTTCACAAACACAAATAGTAACATTACTTGGACATACATAGAGTCTAGAGATGCAAATGGAGACGATAATGAATCTGGTATAAACTTACCAGCTTTAATGCTAAGACAATCTTCAGACAATAGTAAAATAACTTCAAGCACAATTTCTGGAGGTATTCAAAACTTTTCAGTAAAACTATATAAAGGATTTACAGGTTCAGGATCAAGACAAGTGGAATTATTCATTAACGGAACGTCTCAAGGAACATCTGCATCTTTTGATGATTATGACGAACATATTTTTTCTTTAACAAACTTAAACATTGCTGGAGATATAACCATTGAAATTACAAATACAACAGGTAAACAAGTAATTATTGATGATATTTCTTGGACAGGCTTTAGCATCAACTGTAACGTTGCAATCAATACTGCAAGCTATACGTGTAATTCGAATACGGTTGGTAATGATAATGATACAGTAACCATTGAAATCCCATACACAGGATCAGACGCTTCTATAACAAGCCTAACAACTACTTCTACGGGTATGATTGGAGGAGACAATCCTGCAGCTACAGAAAACGGTATCATTACAATTACGGGGTTATCTGAAGGAGGTACTTGGGATCTAAGTTTTAACGGAGGAGATTGCGGACTGCTTTCTACTTCTGGAACAGTACCTTCTAATCACTGTGATCCTACTTTAAATACTTGTTTTGACATCAGTAATGGTACTGATAAATTTGAAATATTTAACGCAGAAACAAGTACAGTATGGGAAGAAAGCAATGGAACATATACAGCAAACGGTTACTGTGGTAATGGTTGTGAAGAAGCTGTAGATGGATGGTTAGTTTTTGGACCTCTAGATATTTCTAGCGTTTCTGGATTATCTTTAGCATTTGATGCTTATGAAAACTTTTCAGATACGCCATTATCTATCAATTACACCAGTGATTATGGTGGTTGTCCATCTAATTCAACTTGGACAAACGCGCAAATTTTAACGGGATCTGATGAAGGTGCTATTTCAATCGACTTATCTGCAGCAACTGGTACAGATTTTTATATTGGTATGCAATATGTGGATAATGGAGCTGACGGATATTCAGATTGGGAAATATCGAATGTAGCATTAGCTGCTTATGGAGATTGTCCTGTATTAGGAACAAGAACTGCTGCAGATTGTTCAACACTATCTATTGTAGAAACTTCTATTAACCAAATTTCTATATACCCAAATCCTGTTAATAATGGTTTTGTAAACATCGTTAGCAAAACAAACCAAAAGATTAATGTCACTATATTTGATACATTAGGAAAACAAATAATGAATCAAGAAATAAGCAATAACACTTTAAATGTTGCTTCTTTAACTAGTGGTATTTACATTTTAAAAGTATCTCAAAACGGAAATAGTACTACTAAAAAATTAGTGATTAAATAA
- a CDS encoding acyl transferase, translating into MINTKDIFNIKSQTDFETVALQVFKFQFENNAVYRSFCDLLYIHSSDVKRVEDIPFLPISFFKTHAILSTSEEIEETFTSSGTTGSVTSKHQVTNVSIYEESFRSGFKHFYGNIEDYTILALLPNYLEREGSSLVYMVHDLINHSNKPESGFYLDNLSALKSKLETLDSQGEKVLLIGVSFALLDLVESHTFQLKNTIIMETGGMKGRRKELIREELHDILKQGFGVQNIHSEYGMTELLSQAYSIGNGVFKCPNWMRVLTRDTEDPLSIQTPGKTGGLNVIDLANINSCSFIATQDLAKVSKDGTFEILGRFDNSDIRGCNLMVL; encoded by the coding sequence ATGATAAACACAAAAGACATTTTCAACATTAAAAGTCAGACAGATTTTGAAACGGTAGCACTACAAGTTTTTAAATTTCAGTTTGAAAACAATGCTGTATATCGTTCTTTTTGCGATTTATTATACATTCATTCTAGCGATGTAAAACGTGTTGAAGATATTCCGTTTTTACCAATTTCTTTTTTTAAAACACATGCTATATTGAGTACTTCGGAAGAAATTGAAGAAACATTTACAAGTAGTGGTACCACAGGAAGCGTAACTAGCAAACATCAGGTGACTAATGTTTCTATTTATGAGGAAAGCTTCCGAAGCGGTTTTAAACACTTTTATGGCAACATAGAAGACTATACTATTCTTGCCTTACTTCCTAACTACTTAGAACGCGAAGGTTCTTCTTTAGTCTATATGGTTCATGATTTGATTAACCATTCTAATAAACCCGAAAGTGGCTTTTATTTAGATAATCTTTCCGCCTTAAAAAGCAAATTAGAAACGCTAGATAGCCAAGGTGAAAAAGTATTACTTATTGGTGTTTCTTTTGCACTATTAGATCTAGTGGAAAGTCATACATTTCAATTAAAAAACACCATCATCATGGAAACTGGTGGTATGAAAGGAAGACGAAAAGAATTAATACGCGAAGAATTACACGACATTTTAAAACAAGGTTTTGGTGTTCAAAACATTCATAGCGAATATGGTATGACCGAATTATTAAGCCAAGCATACTCTATAGGAAATGGTGTTTTTAAATGTCCAAATTGGATGCGTGTTCTTACTCGTGATACCGAAGATCCTTTATCTATACAAACACCAGGAAAAACTGGTGGGCTAAACGTTATCGATTTAGCAAATATAAATTCCTGTTCTTTTATAGCAACACAAGATTTAGCAAAAGTAAGCAAAGATGGTACTTTTGAAATACTAGGAAGATTCGATAATAGCGATATTAGAGGTTGCAACCTCATGGTATTATAA
- a CDS encoding YHS domain-containing (seleno)protein yields MRTLIFLFFIATGTIQAQQIDYNTKNGVAVAGYDVVAYFNNEAVEGNKKYTTQYDGVTYLFSSEKNRNIFIENPENYTPQYGGYCAYAVAVKSKKVSIDPETFEIRDGKLYLFYNSWGTNTLELWNEEKPNELKTKADKNWEKIKQ; encoded by the coding sequence ATGAGAACGCTTATCTTTTTATTTTTTATCGCAACAGGAACAATCCAAGCACAACAAATAGATTATAACACAAAAAACGGCGTTGCTGTAGCAGGTTATGATGTTGTTGCATACTTTAACAACGAAGCTGTAGAAGGAAACAAAAAATACACCACACAATACGATGGTGTAACGTATTTATTTTCTTCTGAAAAAAACCGAAATATCTTTATTGAAAACCCTGAAAATTATACACCTCAATATGGAGGGTATTGCGCCTATGCGGTAGCAGTGAAATCTAAAAAAGTATCTATAGACCCAGAAACTTTTGAAATTCGAGATGGTAAATTATATCTTTTTTATAATTCTTGGGGAACCAACACCTTAGAACTGTGGAACGAAGAAAAGCCGAACGAATTAAAAACCAAGGCCGACAAAAATTGGGAAAAAATAAAACAATAA
- the tyrS gene encoding tyrosine--tRNA ligase produces the protein MNYNIVEELTWRGMVHDIMPGTEEQLNKEMTTAYIGFDPTSDSLHIGSLVPIILLMHLEKAGHKPIALVGGATGMIGDPSGKSDERNLLDEATLNHNVAGIKSVLSRFLNFSSEEKNAPILVNNYDWMKTFSFIDFARDVGKRITVNYMMAKDSVKKRLSGEEGNVGMSFTEFTYQLIQGYDFYHLYKQYNCLLQMGGSDQWGNITTGTELVRRMNVGQEAKAYAMTCPLITKADGSKFGKSEGGNVWLDTDKTSVYKFYQFWLNTSDEDAEKYIKIFTFLDKDTIDALVVEHKEMPHVRLLQKRLAEEVTTLVHSKSDFENAEKASNILFSKSFKEDINTLDENTFLDVFEGVPLAEVSKQEIEEGLDMIAALAAQTNFLASNGEARRALKENSVAVNKEKVKEDYKITNDDLINGTYVVINKGKRNTYIIKAV, from the coding sequence ATGAACTATAATATAGTAGAAGAATTAACGTGGAGAGGAATGGTACATGATATCATGCCCGGAACAGAAGAGCAATTAAATAAAGAAATGACAACGGCTTATATTGGTTTTGATCCAACATCAGATTCGTTGCATATTGGTAGTTTAGTTCCTATTATTTTATTAATGCATTTAGAAAAAGCAGGACACAAACCAATTGCATTAGTTGGTGGAGCAACAGGAATGATTGGTGATCCTTCAGGTAAAAGCGATGAGCGTAATTTACTAGACGAAGCTACCTTAAACCATAATGTTGCAGGAATTAAAAGTGTACTATCTCGTTTTCTTAACTTTTCTTCGGAAGAAAAAAACGCGCCAATTTTAGTGAATAACTACGATTGGATGAAAACCTTTAGCTTTATTGATTTTGCACGTGATGTTGGTAAACGAATTACCGTGAACTATATGATGGCAAAAGATTCTGTAAAGAAACGTTTGTCTGGTGAAGAAGGAAACGTTGGTATGTCTTTTACAGAGTTTACTTACCAATTAATTCAAGGATATGATTTTTACCACTTGTATAAACAATACAACTGTTTATTGCAAATGGGAGGAAGTGACCAATGGGGAAACATTACTACAGGTACAGAGTTAGTAAGACGTATGAATGTTGGCCAAGAAGCGAAAGCATACGCCATGACATGCCCTTTAATAACAAAAGCTGATGGTTCTAAATTTGGTAAAAGTGAAGGCGGAAACGTTTGGTTAGATACCGACAAGACTTCGGTATATAAGTTTTACCAGTTTTGGTTAAACACAAGCGATGAAGATGCAGAAAAGTATATTAAAATTTTTACCTTTTTAGATAAAGATACTATTGATGCTTTAGTTGTGGAGCATAAAGAAATGCCTCATGTGCGTTTATTACAAAAACGATTAGCAGAAGAGGTAACTACATTGGTACATTCTAAATCGGATTTTGAAAATGCTGAAAAAGCTTCTAATATTTTATTTAGTAAGTCTTTTAAGGAAGATATAAATACCTTGGATGAAAATACTTTTTTAGATGTTTTTGAAGGTGTACCTCTAGCTGAAGTTTCTAAACAAGAAATTGAAGAAGGCCTAGATATGATTGCTGCACTAGCTGCACAAACAAACTTTTTAGCATCGAATGGAGAAGCACGAAGAGCTTTAAAGGAAAACTCGGTTGCGGTTAACAAAGAAAAGGTTAAGGAAGATTATAAGATTACTAATGACGATTTAATTAATGGTACGTATGTAGTTATTAATAAAGGAAAACGTAATACCTATATTATAAAAGCGGTTTAA
- a CDS encoding NAD-dependent epimerase/dehydratase family protein, whose translation MILVTGGTGLVGSHLLYELVKNDQKVRAIYRNEEKLHTVKKVFSYFTEDVSTLFNTIEWIKADILDIPVLTEVFKDITHVYHCAALISFDPKDYHKLRKTNIEGTANIVNLCLANTIEKLCYVSSIATLGNPEDNSLIDEETFWNPEADNNVYSITKYGAEMEVWRGTQEGLDAVIVNPGIIIGAGCWKSGSGLLFKKVYSEFPYYVTGTTGYVDVRDVVASMLQLMQSNIINQRFVIVAKNLSFKLFTEIAAKYLKVKAPQKRASSLMLEMAWRADWLKSFLTGKPRSLTKQNAVTALSVIDYSNQKISKALDFHFIPMEKSIEMVTALFLKEQ comes from the coding sequence ATGATTTTAGTTACAGGAGGAACAGGTTTAGTAGGGTCACATTTACTGTATGAATTGGTTAAAAATGACCAAAAGGTTCGCGCTATTTATAGAAATGAAGAAAAGCTACACACGGTAAAAAAAGTGTTTTCTTATTTTACGGAGGACGTTTCTACACTTTTTAATACGATTGAATGGATTAAAGCCGATATATTAGATATTCCTGTTTTAACGGAAGTTTTTAAAGACATCACCCATGTGTACCATTGCGCAGCGCTTATTTCTTTCGACCCAAAAGATTATCATAAACTTAGAAAAACAAATATTGAAGGCACTGCGAATATTGTTAATTTATGTCTTGCTAATACTATTGAAAAACTGTGTTACGTAAGTTCTATTGCTACTCTAGGAAATCCTGAAGATAATAGTTTAATTGACGAAGAAACGTTTTGGAATCCGGAAGCAGATAATAACGTGTATAGCATCACTAAATATGGTGCAGAAATGGAAGTTTGGCGTGGTACCCAAGAAGGATTAGATGCTGTAATTGTAAATCCTGGAATTATTATAGGGGCTGGTTGCTGGAAGTCTGGTAGCGGATTACTCTTTAAGAAGGTGTATAGTGAATTTCCGTATTACGTTACTGGAACTACTGGATATGTAGATGTAAGAGATGTTGTAGCATCTATGCTTCAACTCATGCAAAGCAATATTATAAACCAACGTTTTGTTATTGTAGCTAAAAATTTAAGTTTTAAACTTTTCACAGAAATTGCCGCGAAATATTTAAAAGTGAAAGCACCACAAAAACGAGCTTCGTCATTAATGCTTGAAATGGCTTGGCGAGCAGATTGGTTAAAAAGTTTTTTAACTGGAAAACCAAGAAGCTTAACAAAACAAAATGCCGTTACCGCTTTATCTGTTATAGATTATAGCAACCAAAAAATTAGTAAAGCTTTAGACTTTCATTTTATACCAATGGAAAAGAGTATAGAAATGGTTACTGCATTATTTTTAAAAGAGCAATAA
- a CDS encoding DUF4296 domain-containing protein, producing MRNFLYAICVLLLVSCYSQHKPKKPKNLLSKEQMVDIIIGVSLYNSAKGVNKKVLERNGVKLQEHIYKKHKIDSAQFADSNYYYTYHPEVYEEIYNIVRDSLKKLKEKHTAIDKEESKLKRKKDSIKRAKLKSMP from the coding sequence ATGAGAAATTTTTTATATGCAATCTGTGTATTGTTATTGGTGTCTTGTTATAGCCAGCACAAACCTAAGAAACCAAAGAATCTTCTTTCTAAGGAGCAGATGGTTGATATAATAATTGGTGTGTCTTTGTATAACTCTGCAAAGGGAGTTAATAAAAAGGTGTTGGAAAGAAATGGCGTTAAGCTACAAGAACATATTTATAAAAAGCATAAAATAGATAGTGCTCAGTTTGCTGATAGTAATTATTATTATACATATCATCCTGAAGTGTATGAAGAAATATATAATATAGTTAGAGATAGTTTGAAAAAGCTAAAAGAAAAACATACTGCAATCGACAAAGAGGAAAGTAAACTAAAGAGAAAAAAAGATTCTATTAAACGTGCAAAGTTAAAGTCAATGCCTTAG
- a CDS encoding dihydroorotase: MQHKQTLIKNAKIVNEGSIFEGDILIEGEYIKEISESISAKSSDVHIFDAEGNYLLPGVIDDQVHFREPGLTQKANIETESKAAIAGGITSFIEMPNTNPQTTTIEKLNEKFEIASKTSSANYSFMFGGTNDNLDEILKVDPKQVAALKLFLGSSTGNMLVDNPEVLEKIFSSTKLLIAVHCEDEATIKNNLAKYMEEFGEDIPIKHHPDIRSEEACYISSSKAIELAKKTGARLHVFHLSTAKETSLFTNKIPLKDKKITAEVCVHHLWFTDEDYDAKGTFIKWNPAVKSQKDKDGLWKALLDDRIDVIATDHAPHTLEEKTNVYTKAPSGGPLVQHALPAMLEMHHRGKITLEKLVEKMCHNPAILFQVEKRGYIKEGYFADLVLVDLNNPWTVKKDNILYKCGWSPFEGTTFKSRITHTFVNGSLAYKNFKFYDVKAAKQLTFNR, from the coding sequence ATGCAACACAAACAAACACTTATTAAGAACGCAAAAATTGTAAATGAGGGTAGTATCTTTGAGGGAGATATTCTTATTGAAGGCGAATATATTAAAGAGATAAGTGAATCTATAAGCGCAAAATCTTCAGATGTTCACATATTTGATGCCGAAGGTAACTATTTACTTCCAGGTGTTATAGATGATCAAGTACATTTTAGAGAACCAGGATTAACACAAAAGGCAAATATAGAAACAGAGTCTAAAGCGGCCATTGCTGGCGGAATTACTTCTTTTATCGAAATGCCAAACACCAATCCGCAAACAACAACCATAGAAAAGCTTAACGAAAAATTTGAGATAGCTTCCAAAACGTCTTCTGCTAATTATTCTTTTATGTTTGGTGGTACTAATGATAATTTAGATGAAATATTAAAAGTAGACCCGAAACAAGTTGCAGCATTAAAATTGTTTTTAGGTTCGTCTACAGGAAATATGTTGGTGGATAATCCGGAAGTTTTAGAAAAAATATTTTCTAGTACTAAATTACTTATTGCTGTGCACTGCGAAGACGAAGCAACGATTAAAAATAATCTTGCTAAGTATATGGAAGAATTTGGTGAAGACATACCAATAAAGCATCATCCAGATATTAGAAGTGAAGAGGCTTGCTATATATCTTCTTCTAAGGCTATTGAACTTGCTAAAAAAACAGGTGCTCGACTGCATGTTTTTCATCTCTCTACAGCAAAGGAAACGAGTTTGTTTACCAATAAAATTCCGTTAAAAGATAAAAAAATAACTGCTGAGGTTTGTGTACATCACTTGTGGTTTACAGACGAAGATTACGATGCAAAAGGAACCTTTATAAAATGGAACCCTGCAGTAAAATCCCAAAAGGATAAAGATGGTTTATGGAAAGCTTTGTTAGATGACAGAATAGACGTTATTGCAACAGACCATGCGCCACATACTTTAGAAGAAAAGACAAATGTATATACCAAAGCGCCTTCAGGAGGACCTCTTGTGCAGCATGCGCTTCCTGCGATGTTAGAAATGCATCATAGAGGCAAAATTACGCTCGAAAAACTAGTAGAAAAAATGTGTCATAATCCTGCTATATTATTTCAAGTGGAAAAACGTGGGTATATAAAAGAAGGCTATTTTGCAGATTTAGTATTAGTAGATTTAAATAATCCTTGGACCGTTAAAAAAGATAATATTTTATATAAATGTGGTTGGTCTCCTTTTGAAGGTACTACTTTTAAATCTAGAATTACACATACCTTTGTAAATGGAAGTTTAGCATATAAAAACTTTAAGTTTTATGATGTTAAAGCAGCTAAACAATTAACATTTAATAGATAA
- a CDS encoding polyprenol monophosphomannose synthase yields MQDAIVIIPTYNEIENIEAIIRAVFSLEKAFDVLVVDDNSPDLTALKVKELQEQFPERLHLEVRKEKSGLGTAYIHGFKWGLARDYDYIFEMDADFSHNPKDLIRLYNTCHVDGADLAIGSRYVKGVNVVNWPMSRVLLSYLASKYVRFITRMKIHDTTAGFICYKREVLESFDLNKIKFTGYAFQIEMKFKAYCKKFKIKEIPVIFTDRAKGESKLSSGIISEAIFGVISMKFKSLFKK; encoded by the coding sequence ATGCAAGACGCTATTGTCATCATACCAACATACAACGAAATAGAAAATATTGAGGCTATTATTAGGGCGGTATTTTCTCTTGAAAAAGCATTTGATGTTTTAGTAGTAGATGATAATTCTCCAGATTTAACGGCACTAAAAGTTAAAGAACTACAAGAGCAATTTCCGGAACGTTTACATCTAGAAGTAAGAAAAGAAAAATCAGGATTAGGTACTGCATATATTCATGGTTTTAAATGGGGTTTGGCAAGAGATTATGATTATATTTTTGAAATGGATGCAGATTTTTCACATAACCCAAAAGATTTAATTCGCTTATACAACACCTGTCATGTGGATGGAGCAGATTTAGCAATTGGTTCTCGTTATGTAAAAGGTGTAAATGTGGTAAATTGGCCTATGAGTAGGGTTCTACTTTCTTATTTGGCTTCCAAATATGTGCGTTTTATTACACGAATGAAAATTCATGATACGACCGCAGGATTTATTTGCTATAAAAGAGAGGTTTTAGAATCATTTGATTTAAATAAAATAAAGTTTACAGGGTATGCGTTTCAAATAGAAATGAAATTTAAAGCATATTGTAAAAAGTTTAAAATAAAAGAAATACCAGTTATTTTTACGGATAGGGCAAAAGGCGAATCTAAATTAAGTTCGGGTATCATTTCTGAAGCCATTTTTGGCGTAATCTCGATGAAATTTAAAAGTCTATTTAAAAAGTAA
- a CDS encoding DUF4271 domain-containing protein — MLREIISNEIFTVLLLLCLVLVATTKVLYTKRFHDFTNVLGNFRYLKVYSRDLKLIDGFDALLFINLLISTSIFSVFLYKNFVGEIEDISIFLIKVFIGIAILLLAKTSIERLLGSLFNIESTLDFYVFQKMSYKIFFGILLIPINFILLFSVAPSPIILQIIVIVFILINCISIIVSYKTYQSLIKSNLFYFILYLCTLEISPYLVLYKLFIDYS; from the coding sequence ATGCTTCGCGAAATTATATCTAATGAAATTTTTACTGTATTACTACTACTTTGTCTGGTTTTAGTTGCCACTACAAAAGTGTTGTATACAAAACGTTTTCATGATTTTACTAATGTACTAGGCAATTTCAGATATTTAAAAGTATACTCTAGAGACTTAAAACTTATTGATGGTTTTGATGCATTACTTTTTATAAACTTATTAATTTCCACATCTATTTTTAGTGTTTTTTTATACAAAAATTTTGTAGGTGAAATTGAAGACATCTCCATATTCTTAATTAAAGTATTTATAGGAATTGCAATACTACTTTTAGCAAAAACATCTATAGAACGCTTACTAGGAAGCTTATTCAACATAGAGAGTACTTTAGATTTTTACGTATTTCAAAAAATGAGCTATAAAATTTTTTTTGGCATATTATTAATTCCTATTAATTTTATATTATTATTTAGCGTAGCACCTTCCCCTATTATTTTACAAATTATTGTAATTGTTTTTATTTTAATAAATTGCATAAGTATCATAGTATCTTACAAGACGTATCAAAGTTTAATAAAATCCAATTTGTTTTATTTTATTTTGTATCTTTGCACTCTTGAAATTTCGCCTTATCTAGTATTATATAAGTTATTTATAGATTACAGTTAA
- a CDS encoding uroporphyrinogen-III synthase codes for MKVKTILVSQPEPKIENSPYFDLQEKQKVKIDFRPFIHVEGVPAKEIRLQKIDLSNYTAIILTSRNAVDHFFRVADEMRFKVPDSMKYFCQSEAVAYYLQKYVVYRKRKIYVGKRTFSELSPTIKKYKDEKFLLPTTDKLKPEVPEILDGLAVNWKQAVFYKTVISDLSDLEDVFYDILVFFSPSGIDSLFKNFPDFKQNETRIAVFGNTTIKAVEAHGLRVDISAPTPETPSMTMALEKYINKINKGK; via the coding sequence ATGAAAGTCAAAACCATTTTAGTATCTCAACCAGAACCTAAAATAGAAAATTCGCCTTATTTTGATTTGCAAGAAAAGCAAAAAGTGAAGATAGACTTCAGGCCTTTTATTCACGTAGAAGGTGTTCCGGCAAAGGAAATAAGACTTCAAAAAATAGATTTAAGCAATTATACTGCAATTATTTTAACAAGCAGAAATGCTGTAGACCATTTTTTTAGAGTTGCAGATGAAATGCGATTTAAAGTACCAGACAGCATGAAATATTTCTGCCAGTCGGAAGCTGTAGCTTACTACTTGCAAAAATATGTAGTATATAGAAAGCGTAAAATTTATGTTGGTAAGCGAACTTTTTCTGAGTTGTCACCTACTATAAAAAAATATAAAGACGAAAAATTCTTACTACCAACAACAGACAAACTAAAACCAGAAGTTCCAGAAATACTAGATGGTTTAGCTGTAAATTGGAAACAGGCTGTTTTTTACAAAACGGTTATAAGTGATTTATCTGATTTAGAAGATGTATTTTATGACATCTTAGTATTTTTTAGCCCTTCTGGAATTGATTCTTTATTCAAGAATTTCCCAGATTTTAAACAAAATGAAACTAGAATAGCTGTTTTTGGTAACACCACTATTAAAGCGGTAGAAGCACACGGACTTCGTGTAGACATCTCGGCACCAACGCCAGAAACACCTTCTATGACGATGGCTTTAGAAAAGTACATCAACAAAATAAATAAAGGGAAATAG
- a CDS encoding T9SS type A sorting domain-containing protein — MKKTLLFMAIVVAMQLQIQAQSTAVPNTDFEQFLVDFTTINGPVDGFILDSEAAAVTGILSISNTAPYNAINDFTGIEALTGITGLVITYNSAVTSLDVSANTNLTMLNTEGSSSLSSIVIGASNTTLSEFRIPGCPVGSLDLSGNTGLTVIDVRLTGLSTLDLSTNGALVSLACSFNSLTELDMRNGNNANVTAFDARSNTSLVNIFVDDCTAGYLTALPWQKDGTSSFVNDATGCPTLSIASETELAFDVYPNPAKNRIYVTSNLQESQIQVYDITGKLVLSKDLSFGKNAVDISAMAPGVYLARIFAGGKSQTKKLIIQ; from the coding sequence ATGAAAAAAACACTACTTTTTATGGCTATTGTTGTAGCCATGCAATTACAAATTCAGGCACAGTCTACTGCTGTGCCGAATACCGATTTTGAACAGTTTCTAGTCGACTTTACCACTATTAATGGACCAGTAGATGGTTTTATATTAGATAGTGAGGCTGCTGCGGTTACTGGAATATTAAGTATTAGTAACACAGCGCCTTACAATGCGATTAATGATTTTACTGGTATTGAAGCATTAACTGGTATAACAGGTTTGGTTATAACGTATAATAGCGCAGTAACTAGTTTAGATGTTTCTGCTAATACCAATTTAACCATGCTTAATACAGAAGGTAGTTCTTCATTAAGTAGTATTGTAATTGGAGCAAGTAATACCACGTTAAGTGAATTTCGTATTCCTGGTTGTCCGGTAGGAAGCCTGGATTTATCTGGTAATACCGGTTTAACAGTGATAGATGTGAGATTAACTGGATTAAGTACTTTAGATTTATCTACTAATGGAGCATTGGTTTCATTGGCATGTAGTTTTAATAGTCTTACAGAACTGGATATGCGTAATGGTAACAATGCAAACGTAACTGCATTTGATGCGCGCTCTAACACTAGTCTAGTGAATATATTTGTGGATGATTGTACTGCTGGTTATTTAACAGCTTTACCTTGGCAAAAAGATGGGACTAGTTCTTTTGTAAATGATGCAACAGGTTGTCCTACACTATCTATTGCTAGTGAAACGGAGTTAGCTTTTGATGTCTATCCAAATCCTGCTAAAAATAGAATTTATGTTACTTCTAACTTACAAGAGTCACAAATTCAAGTTTATGATATCACAGGAAAGTTAGTGTTGAGCAAAGATTTATCATTTGGTAAAAACGCTGTAGATATTAGTGCAATGGCTCCAGGAGTTTATTTAGCAAGAATATTTGCAGGTGGGAAATCACAAACGAAGAAATTAATAATTCAGTAA